From the genome of Syntrophorhabdaceae bacterium:
AAGATCAACATTACCGACGTAATCGAGGCGGAGAATGGTGCGAGCGCCCTGGAACTTCTCAAAAAAGAGCAGACCGATATCATCATCAGCGACTGGATCATGCCGGAGATGACCGGTATCGACTTTTTGAAGGCTTGCAAAGACAATGACGCGATAAAGCACATCCCTTTCATCATGGTCACCGCCGAGGCACAGAAAGATTGTATCATGGAGGCCATCAAATCGGGCGTGGACAACTATATTGTCAAGCCCTTTACCCCCGACAAACTGCAAAACGCCATTGAGAAGGCCAAGGAACGGGCCTCAAAATGATCGGGCCGGGGGATAATATCGTGCGTGGGACGACAAGATGGATGTAAAGTATATCAACCCGTTTGTTCTCGCGACGCAAACAGTGTTCAAAACCATGCTCAACCTTGAGACAAACCTGGATAAGCCTCGCTTAAAGACCGACAAGACCACGTCCGGGGATGTCACCGGGGTCATGGGCTTGGTCGCGACAAAAAGGGCACCATATGCATTAGCTTCAAGCATAAGGGCGCCCTTTTCGCTTATAAGACCTTGATGGGCGACGAGCGAACGGACCTCGGCCCCGAGGTCGTCGACGCCATCGGTGAACTCACGAATATCATATCAGGGCAGGCAAGAAAAGAGTTTGAGGCCTCCGGCGTCAACCTAAAGGCCTCGATCCCCACGGTTATTGTGGGCTCCATGCAGCTGCATTTCATCAGCGCCCTTCCCATCATATCCTTGCCCTTCCGTTTTCCCACGGATAATGGGGACGAAACGCTCTACGTCGATTTTTCCTTCGAGTAGAGGCGTGGGCCGTTAAGGCCCCGGAATTTCGAAGAGATGTCGTAAGTAA
Proteins encoded in this window:
- a CDS encoding response regulator, with translation MKALVVDDFATMRKIIKTVLQKINITDVIEAENGASALELLKKEQTDIIISDWIMPEMTGIDFLKACKDNDAIKHIPFIMVTAEAQKDCIMEAIKSGVDNYIVKPFTPDKLQNAIEKAKERASK
- a CDS encoding chemotaxis protein CheX; translated protein: MSFKHKGALFAYKTLMGDERTDLGPEVVDAIGELTNIISGQARKEFEASGVNLKASIPTVIVGSMQLHFISALPIISLPFRFPTDNGDETLYVDFSFE